A segment of the Dermacentor andersoni chromosome 5, qqDerAnde1_hic_scaffold, whole genome shotgun sequence genome:
TCACCCGAGGGGTGGCGCCCCGTGCTCGCCTGCGGGCGCTAGCGTAGGGCCCTGGCACGCCACCGCGACCTCGAGGATATAAATGGGCTTTTTATGAGGGCGCCGGCAAACGTTTACGTTCGGGCTTAAATTCGCGGGTCCTCTTCTCCTCCCCTTTTCTTTCCCTGCCTTTCTCGTTGTTCAGCGCCGTCTACGCTTTCACCGGCGGCTCAGGGTTCAAGCTTCGGTCAAACTGTGTCTCCGTCTGGGCATGCGCAACTGTGATCGTAGTCGCTCCCTGAAACGCGGCGGAGAAAGCGAGAAGAGGAGGCGCGCGTGCGTAGCTTGTTACCGCCGCATGACGTGTTTCTGGAGTGGCGCGCTATCCGCTTTAATGCTGCCGCTTTGAAGCGGGCTCTGGGCCGGCTGGTTTTTTCCGCCTGGTCGACTGCGGCAGTGGCGGCGGGGGAGGACTGAAAACGAGGACGATGGCTTCAAAGGGGGGGCCGGGGGGAGAAAGGGGGGTACGATGAACGTAGCAGTAGCGGCTGCCCCGACCGGGCTTTACACAGCTTATACACATCTGCGAGGCGCTAAATCGTCGCGCTGCCTCCGACGCGTTTGTTTCAACGCCAGCCGTGACAgcctttcgagacacttcgtttcGCGTTGTTTTGCTCGTTACCGACGCGACACGCGCAATGGGCGGGGCCACGTGCTCCACTGTTGGAGCGGCGCGCTTGAAAAGAAACGTTCATTGGATGCTGCTCACGCATTGAAGCGGTTGAGTATTGATAGCCGCTTGCCTCTGATGCCTTCCCATTTTATTCGCAACGGTTGCTCCTTTTATGAGCGCCCAATTGCACATGGTTCGATTCCCTCGTGCATAGTGCCTAACAAACAGCCTGCGCGCGCAGCAGCGCAAAACATCGTGACTGCATGTAGTATTAACAGTTTCTCAGCAAAGCGACCTCTCGTGCTTTAATACCGCTGTGAAATCTGAGCGAAGACGAAACAATGGTCCGCAAAAAGCTTTAAAGGTTCTCGAATAAATACAAATGCGCTGTATTGCACAGTTGCCAGTCCAAGCTTGCTGTAATGTCCTTAGCTCCTTGTGTGTTTGTTTTGGTTTCACTAATTGGAAGTTTCAGAAATGTACCAACTAAGCCAGTATTGAACCTCACTACTGATATTTTACTTACAATAGTAAGTTATGCATAGTGTCCTTGAAACATTTTGTCTGAAGCCTATTGTGTGTCATGTGTGCCTTTGTAATGTGTAATCACGCAAAATTTTACTTGCCATGGCAAGCTATACTTATCATTTGCACCGGCTCATGTCATCTTGCCTAAGtacgtctaaaaaaaaaaacacaccgtgctctttcactctgtgaagaaggatgtccagcgaagctgtgtatgtgggcccgtTAATGGCGAACGTTTGCACCtctgccgagggtcggcccggcattgcactatattcgggataggcgcacgtatggggaatgcttaaagcctgcttcacctccgccgcgggtcagcccggcattgcactatctttaaACTTAAGGAATTCAAATTAAACTAAAATTAAAATTAAGCTAAACCAAATTAAATTAAACTAAACTAAAATTGCACTATCAAATTAAACTTAAGGAATTCAAAAccgaaagaaataaactgaataaaATACTAAGGCAGGCAAAAATAGATTACTATCAACGTCTGTTTTTTGAAATCAACAAGAAACGTCCGGATGCGGtttggaaaataataaataatgtttTAGGTCGTCAAACTAAAAGTAGTGTACCCAAGTCGATAAGCTACGCAAATTGCGAATTGATCGGTAAAGCACTGGCAGAACATTTCAATACTCATTTTTGTGAATGCAAGCGTTACGCACACCCATGACTCCCAAGTCATGTATTCACTAGATAAATGTGTTTCAGCAACTATATTTATGGAGCCAACTGACGAACATGAGGTGTTTACAACAATAAAAAATCTTAATAACAGCAATTCATTGGATATTGACAATCTACAAATTAAGTCAATAAAATATGTCTTACATCACTTGCCATTTATCCGCACGTTGGTCCATATATTCAATCTAGCTATAGAATCGGCGACTTTCCCAGACGGCATGAAACGAGCTAAAGTATCTGTGCTATACAAACATGGCGATATAAATAATGtttctaattatagaccaatatccGTCCTACACATTTTTTCCAAAGTGCTAGAAAAAATTATTGCTACGCGCCTAACAAAGTTTCTAGACAGACATGATGTAGTAACAAACTCACCgtttggttttagaaaaggtagATCTACGGAAGCCGCCCTTTTATCCTTGAAAGAAAGTATTGTGCAAAGCATAGACAACGGAGAATTCGCCCTCGGGCTCTTCATCGATTTTAGCTAGGCATTTGACTCCATCAGTCATGACACTCTTAAATATAAACTATCAATATATGGAGTACGCGGACATCCACTCACTTTAATGGAATCATATCTCAGAAATAGAACTCAGTGTGTATGTATTAACGacgtcctatcttctttcttgacACTTaaaatggagtgccgcaagggagtgttttgggccctctattatttaacttatatattaatgacttagtaaatatagatcctacagttgatttctttatatatgcggatgatagcaCTATACTCTTCTGTGGAAAAGACGCAAACGAACTAATTATCAGGTGTAATGCATTGCTAATGAAACTATCTGATTGGTCACATTCAAATGTGATCAGAATTAATCCCACTAAAACGAAAGCTATTCTCTTCAGAGCCAGAAACAAACCTATTCAGTTGGAACATTCAATCACTTATTTAGGCAAACACATAGAACTAGTTAATGAACACAAAATACATGGAGtaatattttcatgtcatttgagttgggatgctcattttaataaccttCGAAACATGTTTTCTGCAGTCGCCGGTGTACTATCTCGCTGTAGAGCTTACATGCCGACAAAAGCCAAGCtacaaatttatcatgcattgttCACCTCGCAATTTAATTATTGCAGTTTAGTATGGGCAACCACAACACgaactaacataaataaaatagttacattacaaaaggctcttttccgacacattgctaatattgaagcccgatcaacaacaaaaacattgtCACAAACATACCAAACCATATGGGTAGATCGATACTACGAATATcgtcttttacaaatattttattttgcaaggaAAGAATGGAGAGATTTTCTTACATCACTAGCGACCTTGCAGCACCATGACATACCTGTGCATTTCAGAAACCCTGAACCTTGGGCTTGTACCGCGCTTTCGCACCGAGTATAAGTTACaatctattaaacacaatttgccgaAAATTCTAAATAATCATGTTCACGCTAATAAATTCTCTCGTAAAGAGTTGAAGATGTATTTCGTTAACCTGTAAcatatatattcatgtataacgatgcatataaatgaccatgttttctttcttgcctttttgttttatttgtacaaaaatgtctTGTTGCTTCTTACATATCTTTTCATAAGCATGTATCTGagttttcaattttatgtttACTTTATGTTTAGTAAATTTCTGCTTAAGTTTTTTTGTACCAAGAAGGTTACTGTTATCCTGCTGCCATGTGTAACGCCtcctgggtccagtcaagctgctgacggcagcttttagccagggaggacgtttctagtctgtactagaagaagaatagaacttgaacttgaacttgaacttgaacttcgggatcggtccaggtatggggagttttgtgtctgtACACGGACACAACCATGTGGGTGCTAGCCCTTAACATCTTCGCTGtaattcgctgtaaaattggttacgtatttgtgtttcttaattaactaattaattaattaatgacgacgacttacgcgggagcagtggcacaggcgcgttcgcgcggtagcgccaacgagacagctgtggaagaagacgacgacgctggagccaatcctgatgatggtagttttgtgtctacacacggacacgatcttgggggaactagcccttaacagctccgctgtaaaagaaCAATAACAAAGGACGGGGAAAGACGCATAGGTGGGCGTCGGAGGCCGGAGCCATCACTCGCCGAGTGATGGCGATCCATCAGTCACCTAGGTGGCATCACAATACTTCGCCGTAGCAAAACAGAGGCTTCGCCTTACTAGCATAAGTTATTCAACATTCGCCTGGAACCTGCGATTGATGAGCAAGGGCATGCACACCCATAATAAAAGTGGGTTCAATCTATTCGACTGCACTTCGTGAACTAGCTTTTTTCTGCAGCATGGCGGCTTCTGCACGTCCCCGTTGTTTTCGCATCGTGCAGGCTTCCTGCAAGACGAGTTTTCAGCTTTCCCTGCACTCGTCGGAGAGGTAATGCAGAGCTTGTGCAGCTGATGCATTGGGGGGTTTTGTACGAGCAGGAACTGGCATGAACTAGTTCACGATGTGCAGTGCGAATCGAATGGGCCTGTTATGCGGACCGCGGTtcttgcgaaagaaaaaaaagactggtTTCCTCGGTGCCTTGACGTGTAGCCTGAAACCGACGACTGCAGTTCATACTTGACATATTGCAAACATCGTAGTGCCtgcaactgttgttgttgttgttgtttgaaggcgaaagccttagatggctcatagGTAAAAAAATCCGTTATCAGGCATTATGTCACCAAAATTCAAGCGAACCAACTTGGAGACACcatcacgacctttggtgttaattaaggcgaagtgaaTTACTGTATTCAAACCCACGACCCAACTTGGAAATATGGGCGAACCgaccatatctccaagttggattacaactgacatcgtgaaggtcgagagtcgaacccactacctttggcgttaattagggcgaagttaattgaGACATAGTTAATTAagcccatgacctttggtgggagaaaacaagtgatAGGAAGTAACAACtgattcgaatgaaaatgtcgaGTAATGTAATCAATTTCTGGCGAGcatgcaggctttcgccttcaccctcttggcgtatgctaaagtgactgtcaacttttttgcGACAAGGAGAACGTTTCACTGCTCCGTGGAATTTCGGTCCCGGGTGCGCCTGAGTGGCACTGCGCGTATATGAGACTGCGCTTTCTATCGGAAGCCCTTTCCGTCGCATCTTCATATGAAGAGCCCCTTCATTGTTTCTTGAACGCGGCCCTCCTCTTTCTTTTAACCTACTTGATGTATAGGTGTCTCCTCAAGTACCGTTATACACGCCGCCTTATCTTCCTTCCCTATGCGTACAGCGAGTAGCTGAACGGGAGCCGTGCCTGCTGCGGGTGGCGCGGGCCATGTTCGTGTGCGCCCAGCAGCCGTGTCCGAACCGGCGCTGCTGCGGCGGTTCGGCGAGCCCGGCGTGTCCCGACCACCAGGCACTGACGTCGCTCAGCCGCGAGGACCGGCGCCGGAGACGCCGGGCCACGCAGAAGTACCGGCTGGCGCACGCCACCCGAGAGCGCATCCGCGTCGAGGCCTTCAACGTGGCGTTCGCGCAGCTGCGGCGACTGCTGCCCACCCTGCCGCCCGACAAGAAGCTGTCCAAGATCGAGATCCTGCGCCTGGCCATCTGCTATATCTCCTACCTCAACCACGTGCTAGACGTCTGAATCGCGGGACAGTTAGTTGACAGACAGTCCAATTCGCTGCCCTTGGTCGTCTGGACAGGGGTGAAGGGACGAGTTCTTCCAATCCGCAATTCAAAAAATGTCGAGGTTCTCGAATCTCTGTTTAACGGACATTCGTTTGTCCACTGCTTTTACCGAGAGCCTCCACTGTACAGGCGAATGAAGGTACACGCTTTAAGAAAAATTAGGGTACTATCTTAAGAAAGCAGACGTTCTGACAAGCAGAGAAGGGgcagctttcctttttctttttctttttacttcagcAATGCTGCACTAGTCATCTTGTGCTAAGGTGTAGATTATTCAATAATCCAGGATAGGACGCTTAAAATAtcagtaatatatataaaaatgGAGTTACT
Coding sequences within it:
- the LOC126532104 gene encoding helix-loop-helix protein 1-like; amino-acid sequence: MFVCAQQPCPNRRCCGGSASPACPDHQALTSLSREDRRRRRRATQKYRLAHATRERIRVEAFNVAFAQLRRLLPTLPPDKKLSKIEILRLAICYISYLNHVLDV